In Dyella terrae, one DNA window encodes the following:
- the petA gene encoding ubiquinol-cytochrome c reductase iron-sulfur subunit, which produces MANEVVDHGRRRFLTATTAVVGGVGVVAAVVPFIKSWEPSARAKSAGAPVTVDISKIEAGQKVTYPWRGLPVFVVNRTKEQLDALPSQDGRLVDPKSNGSSAEQQPAYAQNETRSIKPEWLVMVALCTHLGCVPDFVPVMKPEPFDPEWKGGFYCPCHKSRYDMSGRVYAGVPAPKNLLVPPYHFVDDTHIQIGVDPKEAG; this is translated from the coding sequence ATGGCGAACGAAGTCGTCGATCACGGCCGCCGCCGTTTCCTCACAGCGACCACGGCAGTGGTTGGTGGTGTTGGAGTCGTCGCGGCAGTCGTGCCCTTCATCAAATCGTGGGAGCCCAGTGCGCGGGCTAAGTCCGCTGGCGCGCCGGTCACGGTCGACATCAGCAAAATCGAGGCAGGTCAGAAAGTGACCTACCCGTGGCGCGGTCTCCCGGTGTTCGTGGTCAACCGTACCAAGGAACAGCTGGACGCCCTGCCGAGCCAGGACGGCCGCCTCGTCGACCCCAAGTCGAACGGCAGCTCGGCTGAGCAGCAGCCTGCGTACGCCCAGAACGAAACGCGTTCGATCAAGCCGGAATGGCTGGTCATGGTCGCGCTGTGCACCCATCTGGGTTGCGTGCCGGACTTCGTGCCTGTCATGAAGCCCGAGCCGTTCGATCCGGAATGGAAGGGCGGTTTCTACTGCCCCTGCCACAAGTCGCGCTATGACATGTCGGGCCGCGTGTATGCGGGCGTGCCGGCGCCGAAGAACCTGCTGGTGCCGCCGTACCACTTCGTGGACGACACGCACATCCAGATTGGCGTGGATCCGAAGGAGGCCGGCTGA
- a CDS encoding cytochrome b, whose amino-acid sequence MANVFTRIGDWVNERAPNLAPTYRKHMTEYYAPKNFNLWYYFGSLALLVLVNQIVTGIFLTMNYKTSAAEAFASVEYIMRDVEWGWLIRYMHSTGASLFFVVVFLHMFRGLMYGSYQKPRELVWLLGMLIFLVLMAEAFMGYVLPWGNMSFWGAKVIISLFGTVPYIGSTLVEWIMGDYLPADATLNRFFALHVIALPLVLLLLVVLHLAALHEVGSNNPDGVEIKKGPKGNRWDANKPADGIPFHPYYTVKDLFGVGFFLIIAAFIIFFAPTFGGWFLEHDNFVPANNLVTPSHIKPVWYFTPFYAILRMIPSFFSTAIWGVIGMFGAIVLLFLMPWIDAGKVRSIRYRGTGYKVSLGLFVISFFALGAVGAGVVAELIPAWFGNSVDVTFWENLFGRVMTLIYFGYFVFLWVYSRGKEKTKPVPERVVFDHD is encoded by the coding sequence ATGGCTAACGTGTTCACGCGCATTGGCGATTGGGTCAACGAACGCGCGCCGAATCTGGCGCCGACCTATCGCAAGCACATGACCGAGTACTACGCACCGAAGAACTTCAATCTTTGGTACTACTTCGGCTCGCTCGCCCTGTTGGTGCTGGTCAACCAGATCGTCACCGGCATCTTCCTCACCATGAACTACAAGACCAGCGCGGCGGAAGCCTTCGCCTCGGTCGAGTACATCATGCGTGACGTGGAGTGGGGCTGGCTGATCCGCTACATGCACTCGACCGGCGCCTCGCTGTTCTTCGTCGTCGTGTTCCTGCACATGTTCCGCGGCCTGATGTACGGCTCCTACCAGAAACCGCGCGAACTCGTGTGGCTGCTGGGCATGCTGATCTTCCTGGTGCTCATGGCCGAAGCCTTCATGGGCTACGTGCTGCCGTGGGGCAACATGTCCTTCTGGGGCGCCAAGGTGATCATCTCGCTGTTCGGCACGGTGCCTTACATCGGCAGCACCCTGGTCGAATGGATCATGGGTGACTACCTGCCGGCGGACGCCACGCTCAACCGCTTCTTCGCGCTGCACGTGATCGCGCTGCCGCTGGTGCTGCTGCTCCTGGTGGTCCTCCACCTGGCCGCACTGCACGAAGTGGGCTCGAACAACCCGGACGGCGTGGAAATCAAGAAGGGTCCGAAGGGCAACCGCTGGGATGCGAACAAGCCGGCTGACGGCATTCCGTTCCATCCGTACTACACGGTGAAGGATCTGTTCGGCGTTGGCTTCTTCCTGATCATCGCCGCCTTCATCATCTTCTTTGCGCCGACCTTCGGTGGCTGGTTCCTCGAGCACGACAACTTCGTGCCGGCGAACAACCTCGTGACGCCGTCGCACATCAAGCCGGTGTGGTACTTCACCCCGTTCTACGCGATTCTCCGCATGATCCCGTCGTTCTTCAGCACGGCGATCTGGGGCGTGATCGGCATGTTCGGCGCCATCGTGCTGCTGTTCCTGATGCCGTGGATCGATGCCGGCAAGGTGCGCTCGATCCGCTACCGCGGCACGGGCTACAAGGTCTCGCTGGGCCTGTTCGTGATCTCCTTCTTCGCCCTCGGTGCCGTCGGCGCCGGCGTGGTGGCGGAACTGATCCCGGCCTGGTTTGGCAACAGCGTTGACGTGACCTTCTGGGAAAACCTGTTCGGTCGCGTGATGACGCTGATCTACTTCGGCTACTTCGTGTTCCTGTGGGTCTACTCCCGCGGCAAGGAAAAGACCAAGCCGGTTCCGGAGCGGGTGGTGTTTGACCATGACTAA
- a CDS encoding S1C family serine protease produces the protein MKHAAGTIAFIARFVILGLALAFVVSLIWPGVGDRLRSAVGLPHSPAASAPSSQTAPSRASGPASYADAVSKAAPSVVNIYANKMVTEQGVQMYSDPVLQRLFGGRPALYKRREQSLGSGVIVSQQGYVLTNNHVIAKADDIQVLLYDGRVARAQLVGADVETDLAVLKIDVPNLPVIRTAEDHPARTGDVVLAIGNPLGLNQTVTMGIISAIGRQLSSSSPEDFIQTDAAINLGNSGGALVNTDGELVGINTLLIGKAANAEGISFAIPVGSAKRVLDQIIDSGHVVRGWLGVDYTFVPVAADSGLPAAARGAQVTDVYPGGPAAQAGLQPHDILLRIGTNDIVDPADLRRREAALQPGSKVEVSGLRNGAPFHAEVTLAQRPPMTPTASLDG, from the coding sequence ATGAAACATGCCGCCGGCACGATTGCCTTCATTGCCCGCTTCGTCATCCTTGGGCTGGCGTTGGCCTTCGTGGTCAGCCTTATCTGGCCTGGCGTAGGGGATCGTCTGCGGTCCGCGGTGGGGCTGCCCCACAGCCCGGCGGCCTCCGCGCCATCGAGCCAGACAGCGCCTTCACGCGCATCAGGCCCGGCATCCTACGCCGATGCGGTAAGCAAGGCAGCCCCATCGGTGGTCAACATCTACGCCAACAAGATGGTGACTGAGCAGGGCGTGCAGATGTATTCCGACCCCGTGCTGCAGCGCCTTTTCGGTGGCCGCCCTGCCCTGTACAAGCGGCGTGAACAAAGCCTGGGCTCAGGCGTGATCGTGAGCCAGCAGGGCTATGTGCTCACCAATAACCATGTGATTGCCAAGGCCGACGACATCCAGGTCCTGCTCTATGACGGCCGCGTCGCGCGCGCCCAACTGGTCGGCGCCGACGTCGAAACCGACCTTGCCGTCCTCAAGATCGACGTTCCGAACCTGCCTGTGATCCGGACGGCCGAGGACCACCCGGCCCGCACGGGCGACGTGGTCCTGGCCATCGGAAACCCCCTGGGACTCAACCAGACGGTGACCATGGGCATCATCAGCGCCATCGGGCGCCAGCTCAGCAGCTCCAGCCCGGAGGACTTCATCCAGACGGATGCGGCCATCAACCTCGGCAATTCCGGCGGTGCGCTGGTGAATACCGACGGCGAGCTTGTCGGCATCAACACACTGTTGATCGGCAAGGCCGCCAACGCCGAGGGCATCAGCTTCGCCATCCCCGTGGGCAGCGCCAAGCGGGTACTGGACCAGATCATCGACAGCGGCCATGTCGTGCGGGGCTGGCTGGGCGTGGACTACACCTTCGTGCCGGTCGCCGCCGACAGCGGGCTTCCGGCGGCGGCGCGTGGCGCCCAGGTAACCGACGTCTATCCGGGCGGCCCGGCCGCCCAGGCTGGCCTCCAGCCCCATGACATCCTGTTGCGCATCGGCACCAACGACATCGTCGACCCTGCCGACCTGCGCCGTCGCGAGGCCGCGCTTCAGCCCGGCAGCAAGGTGGAGGTCTCGGGACTGCGCAATGGCGCGCCGTTCCATGCCGAAGTCACTCTGGCGCAGCGGCCACCCATGACGCCGACGGCCTCACTGGATGGCTAG